The Sporomusa termitida genome has a window encoding:
- the pcrA gene encoding DNA helicase PcrA, with the protein MNKIYDRLNPAQQDAVAHTNGPLLIMAGAGSGKTKVLTSRIANLLAQGVAPYNILAITFTNKAAAEMKERVTSLVGPAARDIWLSTFHAFCAKFLRIEIENLGGYNRNFVIYDASESQTLIKNCIRDLNLDDKQFTPGGVQATISNAKNALQDVREFTSQADNFYNLKVAEVYKLYQSKLKVHNALDFDDLLMLSVELLEYNAMVREKYQDKFHYILIDEYQDTNRAQYLLARTLAAKYRNLCVVGDVDQSIYAWRGADIQNILDFEKDYPDAKVIKLEQNYRSTQTILDAANAVIENNCNRKAKSLWTDNQAGDAITHYLAMDERDEARHIADTIIKLNTVYRTPYKDIAILYRTNAQSRAIEEGLRNGAIPYTMVGGLRFYDRKEIKDIMAYVKLVFNPADAISLLRIINVPRRGIGDTTIGRLADYAAHNEVPLFDAVSNPDLVPGLTARAKNQLESLAALIFNLMACQHTLAVADLLEKVMRDSGYLAELEIDSDPQAETRIENLKELKSDAKKFAENEEDNTLENFLSHVALLTDTDKAETGDDKVTLMTLHSAKGLEFPTVFLAGLEEGIFPHVRTLMNEQEVEEERRLCYVGITRAERKLFVSNARQRMIYGNSVCYAPSRFLDEIPPALIERYAPRRPGYLAPVPGRPAAATVMPSRAMPKPELILLKDQVQSGAQPVNTDWKPGEKVYHAKWGTGTVVAVTGSGSSLQLSIAFPNEGIKKLLAQMAPISRL; encoded by the coding sequence ATGAATAAAATTTATGACCGCCTGAACCCGGCCCAGCAGGACGCTGTCGCCCACACCAACGGACCGCTCCTGATTATGGCCGGGGCCGGTTCAGGCAAAACCAAGGTATTGACGAGCCGGATTGCCAACCTGCTGGCGCAGGGGGTGGCGCCTTACAATATTCTTGCTATCACCTTCACCAACAAAGCCGCTGCGGAAATGAAGGAACGGGTAACAAGCCTTGTCGGTCCGGCGGCCCGGGATATCTGGCTGAGTACATTTCACGCCTTTTGTGCCAAATTCCTGCGGATAGAGATTGAAAACCTGGGCGGGTACAACCGCAATTTTGTTATTTATGATGCCAGCGAATCCCAGACACTTATCAAGAACTGCATTCGGGACCTGAATCTGGATGATAAGCAATTTACCCCCGGCGGTGTCCAGGCTACGATCTCGAATGCTAAAAATGCCCTGCAGGATGTACGGGAATTTACCTCTCAGGCCGATAATTTCTATAACCTCAAGGTGGCTGAGGTATACAAGCTGTATCAGAGCAAACTAAAAGTACATAATGCCCTGGATTTTGACGATCTTTTGATGCTGTCGGTTGAATTGCTGGAATATAATGCCATGGTTCGGGAAAAATATCAGGATAAGTTCCATTATATATTGATTGACGAATATCAGGACACGAACCGGGCCCAGTATCTGCTGGCCCGGACCCTGGCGGCCAAATACCGCAACCTGTGTGTTGTCGGCGATGTTGATCAGAGCATTTATGCCTGGCGGGGAGCGGATATTCAAAACATCCTGGATTTTGAAAAAGATTATCCTGATGCCAAGGTCATCAAACTGGAACAAAACTACCGGTCGACGCAAACGATTCTGGATGCTGCCAATGCGGTTATCGAAAACAACTGCAACCGCAAGGCCAAGTCATTGTGGACCGATAATCAGGCCGGTGATGCAATCACTCATTACCTGGCCATGGATGAGCGGGACGAGGCCCGGCATATTGCCGATACCATCATTAAGCTGAATACGGTATACCGCACACCTTATAAGGATATTGCCATCCTGTACCGGACTAACGCCCAGTCCCGGGCGATAGAGGAAGGCCTGCGCAACGGTGCGATCCCCTATACGATGGTGGGCGGGCTGCGCTTCTATGACCGCAAGGAAATTAAAGATATCATGGCCTATGTTAAGCTGGTGTTTAATCCGGCCGATGCCATCAGCCTGCTGCGCATCATCAATGTGCCGCGCCGGGGCATTGGCGACACTACCATTGGGCGTCTGGCCGATTATGCGGCCCACAACGAGGTGCCGCTGTTTGATGCCGTATCCAATCCTGACCTGGTTCCGGGCCTTACCGCCCGGGCCAAAAATCAGCTGGAATCATTAGCTGCCCTGATTTTCAACCTGATGGCCTGCCAGCATACCCTGGCGGTAGCCGACCTGCTGGAAAAAGTGATGCGCGATTCAGGGTATCTGGCGGAGCTGGAAATCGACAGTGACCCTCAGGCGGAGACCCGGATTGAAAACCTGAAAGAACTCAAAAGTGATGCCAAAAAATTTGCCGAAAATGAAGAGGATAACACCCTGGAAAATTTCCTGAGCCATGTGGCCCTGTTGACAGATACTGATAAAGCGGAAACCGGTGATGACAAGGTTACGCTGATGACCCTGCATTCGGCCAAGGGCCTGGAGTTTCCCACCGTATTCCTGGCTGGTTTGGAAGAGGGGATTTTCCCTCATGTCCGCACCCTGATGAATGAACAGGAGGTCGAGGAGGAACGCCGGCTGTGTTATGTCGGCATTACCCGGGCGGAGCGCAAATTGTTTGTTTCCAATGCCAGACAGCGTATGATCTATGGTAATTCGGTATGCTACGCGCCCTCCCGCTTTTTGGATGAGATTCCACCGGCGCTGATTGAACGGTATGCGCCCCGGCGCCCCGGCTATTTAGCCCCTGTGCCCGGCCGCCCGGCCGCCGCAACCGTGATGCCGTCCCGGGCGATGCCCAAACCGGAGCTGATTTTGCTCAAGGACCAGGTTCAGTCTGGGGCTCAACCTGTCAATACCGACTGGAAGCCGGGGGAAAAGGTCTATCATGCCAAGTGGGGCACAGGCACGGTTGTTGCCGTCACCGGCAGCGGCAGCAGCCTGCAGCTTAGTATTGCGTTTCCTAATGAAGGCATAAAAAAACTGCTGGCCCAAATGGCACCAATCAGCAGGCTGTAA
- a CDS encoding DUF3343 domain-containing protein yields MLSCVITFPSVYHAFRAKKILRENGILAELIPVPRELSASCEGLAAQVAEHEVDRAVEVLGAKGIAMLQKGVKLIQAY; encoded by the coding sequence ATGCTCAGTTGTGTCATTACATTTCCGTCCGTCTATCACGCCTTCCGGGCTAAAAAAATCTTAAGAGAGAACGGTATCCTGGCCGAATTAATCCCGGTGCCGCGGGAACTGAGCGCATCCTGTGAAGGCCTGGCCGCTCAGGTTGCCGAGCACGAGGTTGACAGGGCCGTTGAGGTATTGGGGGCTAAAGGGATTGCCATGCTGCAAAAGGGTGTTAAGCTGATTCAGGCCTATTGA
- a CDS encoding sulfurtransferase TusA family protein, with the protein MANTLDVRGLSCPLPLLRTQAALADSSVRILAAEPGVKEKIIKYARSQKLHVE; encoded by the coding sequence GTGGCGAATACTCTTGACGTACGGGGTCTAAGCTGCCCCCTGCCGCTGCTCAGGACCCAAGCCGCGCTGGCTGACAGCAGTGTCCGCATCCTGGCGGCTGAGCCTGGAGTTAAAGAAAAAATAATAAAATATGCCAGGTCGCAGAAGCTTCATGTTGAATGA
- the yedE gene encoding YedE family putative selenium transporter, which translates to MNWLIIVTGVVFGLGAVLLVKFGNPGNYGFCAACQLRDIAGAVGLHNTATLQYARPEILGFVLGAFGLSRAGGEFRARGGSSPLVRFVLGMAMMLGALVFLGCPLRAILRVAGGDLNGITALAGFIAGIGAGILFLKRGFNLGRAYTYTGGSRVTGYLAAAAALILLIGVSMEAGFLHFSVQGPGSMHAPVILSLVAGLAGGVLAWRTRMCLSGGFRDFMLAGDTSLLKIYGVMFAAALAGNLYFGFFKLGFANQPLAHTMHIWNFLGLFLTGLAATLAGGCPLRQLILSGEGSTDAMFCVLGMLAGAGIAHNLNAAGSAAGVGINGQIAVIAGIAVVAGIGCLFREKLVPAGKGV; encoded by the coding sequence TTGAACTGGTTGATTATTGTCACAGGCGTAGTTTTTGGTCTCGGGGCGGTGTTGCTGGTCAAGTTTGGTAATCCCGGCAATTATGGTTTTTGTGCCGCCTGTCAGTTGCGGGATATTGCCGGTGCAGTGGGGCTTCATAACACAGCCACCCTGCAGTATGCCCGGCCTGAGATTCTGGGGTTCGTCCTTGGCGCTTTTGGTCTGTCCCGCGCTGGCGGCGAGTTCAGAGCCAGGGGCGGCTCCAGCCCGCTCGTGCGCTTTGTGCTGGGAATGGCGATGATGCTGGGGGCGCTGGTGTTTTTAGGCTGTCCCCTGCGGGCCATCCTGCGGGTGGCCGGCGGCGATCTCAACGGCATCACCGCCCTGGCCGGCTTTATTGCCGGTATTGGGGCCGGGATCCTATTCCTGAAGCGCGGTTTTAATCTGGGACGAGCCTATACCTATACCGGCGGGAGCCGGGTGACCGGTTATCTGGCGGCAGCAGCGGCCCTTATACTGCTGATTGGCGTAAGTATGGAAGCGGGTTTTTTGCACTTCAGTGTCCAAGGGCCAGGTTCTATGCATGCTCCAGTCATACTGAGCCTGGTCGCCGGTTTGGCCGGTGGTGTCCTGGCCTGGCGTACCCGGATGTGCCTGAGTGGCGGTTTTCGCGATTTTATGCTGGCCGGGGATACATCGCTGCTTAAAATCTACGGGGTTATGTTCGCCGCCGCCCTCGCCGGCAACCTGTATTTCGGGTTCTTTAAGCTAGGCTTTGCGAACCAGCCGCTGGCTCATACCATGCATATCTGGAATTTTCTTGGTCTGTTCCTGACCGGTCTGGCAGCCACGCTGGCCGGCGGTTGTCCGCTTCGTCAGCTGATACTGTCCGGCGAGGGCAGTACGGATGCAATGTTTTGCGTGCTCGGCATGCTGGCCGGGGCCGGTATAGCCCATAATCTTAATGCGGCCGGTTCAGCGGCCGGTGTCGGCATCAACGGGCAGATTGCCGTCATAGCCGGTATTGCCGTAGTTGCCGGCATTGGCTGCCTGTTCAGGGAAAAACTTGTACCGGCAGGTAAAGGAGTTTGA
- a CDS encoding LysR family transcriptional regulator, with amino-acid sequence MSYIQSLTVFSYVAEEGSFSAAAKRLELTQPTVSFHIDNLEKSFGCPLFFRTSKGVSLTIYGERLYQTTRIINDLTTAARKEIQAMAQGSAGRILLGASTIPADYILPPLMAQFLKSNPGLSISLITGDSHTILEKFRRGEFPIAVVGTKPDDSLISQPLWTDELLLVAHPDYQSVAGASPIKDWVLTLPFILRKKSSGTISSALDALARFGINRDELTVVMEAGSNQAVKAAILNKIGVGFISSWAVEAELMSGRLISLPLPIPVIERQFYAVCRQSLLPACLDRFWQYLIAQK; translated from the coding sequence ATGTCATATATCCAATCTTTAACTGTGTTTTCCTATGTTGCTGAAGAGGGAAGCTTTTCTGCTGCGGCCAAAAGGCTGGAACTCACTCAGCCCACAGTCTCCTTTCACATTGATAACCTGGAAAAAAGTTTTGGCTGCCCCTTGTTCTTCAGGACATCCAAAGGTGTTTCCTTAACCATATATGGCGAAAGACTGTATCAGACCACCCGGATAATAAATGACCTGACGACCGCTGCCCGCAAAGAAATTCAAGCCATGGCCCAGGGTTCGGCCGGCCGGATACTGCTTGGTGCCAGCACAATCCCCGCCGATTATATCCTCCCGCCGCTAATGGCTCAGTTCCTGAAAAGCAACCCCGGCCTGAGCATATCGCTCATAACCGGCGACAGTCATACCATCCTGGAAAAGTTTAGGCGGGGTGAATTCCCTATTGCTGTAGTCGGCACCAAGCCGGACGACAGCCTGATCAGCCAGCCGCTCTGGACGGACGAACTGTTGCTTGTCGCCCACCCAGACTATCAATCAGTGGCCGGCGCTAGCCCGATAAAAGACTGGGTCCTGACATTGCCGTTTATTTTACGAAAAAAATCATCAGGCACCATCAGCTCAGCCCTGGATGCCCTGGCCCGCTTTGGCATTAACCGGGACGAGCTTACTGTTGTTATGGAAGCCGGCAGCAATCAGGCGGTAAAAGCGGCTATCCTGAATAAAATCGGCGTAGGCTTTATCTCTTCGTGGGCGGTTGAGGCTGAGCTTATGTCCGGCCGGCTAATTTCCCTGCCGCTGCCGATACCGGTAATCGAGCGCCAGTTTTATGCGGTTTGCCGCCAGTCGCTGCTGCCGGCCTGTCTGGACCGATTTTGGCAGTATCTCATTGCGCAGAAATAA
- a CDS encoding putative DNA modification/repair radical SAM protein produces MDVFDKLKILTDAAKYDVACTSSGVNKKAAAGGIGSAAACGICHSFSADGRCISLFKVLLTNICIYDCKYCVNRRSNDTPRTMFSPRELAELTINFYRRNYIEGLFLSSGVLKNPDYTCEQIIETLRILREEYRFAGYIHAKAIPGADSALITRLGLLADRMSVNIELPSQNSLQLLAPDKSKHAIFTPMGHIQNRIRENSRDIVKYRHAPKFVPAGQSTQMIIGATADTDYQILNLTENLYKRYQLKRVFFSAYMPVAVDSLLPALDTAPPLWREHRLYQADWLLRFYGFAADELLDQQQQSFNPYLDPKCNWALHHMDSFPVEVNRASYRDLLRVPGIGVTSAQRIVTARRTTSLHFDNLKKLGVVLKRAQYFITCAGKTADGIKNTPNAMLRSLLSAKTLELYHSQFASRPEQLSLFHQPALRPLPQEASNNAGRV; encoded by the coding sequence GTGGATGTGTTCGACAAACTGAAGATCTTAACCGATGCGGCAAAATATGATGTGGCGTGCACCTCAAGCGGCGTAAATAAAAAAGCCGCCGCCGGCGGTATCGGCAGTGCCGCCGCCTGTGGCATCTGCCACAGCTTTTCCGCCGATGGGCGCTGCATTTCCCTGTTCAAAGTGCTGCTGACCAATATCTGCATTTATGATTGTAAATACTGCGTTAACCGCCGCTCAAACGACACCCCGCGAACCATGTTTTCACCCCGGGAATTAGCTGAACTGACTATCAACTTTTACCGCCGCAATTATATTGAGGGCTTGTTTTTAAGCTCCGGCGTGCTGAAAAATCCGGACTACACCTGCGAACAGATCATAGAGACCTTGCGTATCCTGCGTGAGGAATACCGCTTTGCCGGTTATATTCATGCCAAGGCGATTCCCGGCGCCGACAGTGCCCTGATTACCCGTCTGGGCCTGCTGGCCGACCGGATGAGTGTGAATATCGAATTACCCTCGCAAAACAGTTTGCAGCTGCTGGCACCGGATAAGTCAAAGCATGCCATTTTTACCCCTATGGGTCATATTCAGAACCGGATCCGGGAGAACTCGCGGGATATAGTAAAGTACCGCCATGCACCCAAATTTGTTCCTGCCGGCCAAAGCACCCAGATGATTATCGGGGCTACGGCCGACACCGATTATCAGATTCTAAACCTGACGGAAAATCTGTACAAAAGATATCAATTGAAACGGGTTTTCTTCTCCGCCTATATGCCGGTAGCTGTGGACAGCCTCCTTCCCGCCCTGGATACAGCCCCGCCGCTGTGGCGCGAACACCGGCTTTATCAGGCCGACTGGCTGCTCAGGTTTTACGGGTTTGCTGCTGACGAACTGCTTGATCAGCAGCAGCAAAGTTTCAATCCCTATCTTGATCCTAAATGCAACTGGGCCCTTCACCATATGGATTCCTTCCCGGTGGAGGTTAACCGGGCTTCCTACCGTGACTTACTGCGGGTACCGGGCATCGGCGTAACCAGCGCCCAGCGGATAGTAACCGCCCGCCGTACAACCTCCCTCCATTTCGACAACCTGAAAAAGCTGGGGGTTGTCCTCAAACGGGCGCAGTATTTTATCACCTGCGCCGGCAAAACCGCCGACGGCATAAAAAACACCCCTAATGCCATGCTCCGCTCTTTGCTGTCGGCTAAAACACTGGAACTGTATCATTCCCAATTTGCCAGCCGGCCGGAACAGCTCTCGCTCTTTCACCAGCCGGCGCTGCGCCCCCTACCACAGGAGGCTAGCAACAATGCCGGCCGGGTCTGA
- a CDS encoding TIGR03915 family putative DNA repair protein — protein MPAGSDLIYCYDGSFDGLLCCVFESYEKKEIPVDILVAATAQPLLFSTKEIPTDSQKAGRVLASIPQKLGPAALVFIQQAFLTCLGQKELYILLFLRLGYRNGPSVMNMLTDNVVGTLCRAVKHLERESHLFKGFLRFSIFSNVLVGEIEPKNYVLPLLTQHFCERYPEERFLIYDKTHGMGLVYQPYQSAVIPISSLDLPAADAEEQRFRELWQLFYDTIAIEGRYNPTCRMSHMPKRYWTYMTEFGSRPKEARPKLPDAGRTLLPIPVQEKLP, from the coding sequence ATGCCGGCCGGGTCTGATCTGATTTACTGCTATGACGGCAGCTTTGACGGTTTATTGTGCTGTGTCTTTGAAAGTTACGAAAAAAAAGAAATTCCCGTTGATATCCTGGTAGCGGCTACAGCTCAGCCGCTGCTCTTTTCGACCAAAGAGATTCCAACTGACAGCCAAAAAGCCGGCCGGGTACTGGCCTCTATTCCCCAAAAACTGGGCCCGGCAGCGCTGGTCTTTATCCAACAGGCCTTTTTAACCTGCCTGGGGCAAAAAGAGCTGTATATCCTGCTCTTCCTGCGGCTTGGCTACCGCAACGGCCCGTCGGTGATGAATATGCTGACCGATAACGTGGTCGGCACACTTTGCAGGGCGGTAAAACATTTAGAGCGGGAAAGTCATTTGTTTAAAGGCTTCCTGCGTTTTTCCATTTTTAGCAACGTCCTGGTCGGTGAGATCGAACCCAAAAATTATGTACTGCCGCTGCTGACGCAGCATTTTTGTGAACGTTATCCGGAAGAACGCTTTTTAATCTATGATAAAACCCATGGCATGGGACTGGTATATCAGCCCTACCAGTCGGCCGTCATTCCCATCAGTTCGCTTGATCTGCCGGCAGCAGATGCCGAGGAACAACGGTTTCGTGAACTCTGGCAACTATTTTATGATACCATCGCGATTGAGGGGCGGTATAATCCAACCTGCCGCATGAGCCATATGCCCAAACGGTACTGGACGTACATGACGGAGTTTGGCAGCCGGCCTAAAGAGGCCCGGCCTAAGCTGCCTGACGCCGGCCGGACATTATTGCCCATTCCTGTACAGGAAAAATTGCCCTGA
- a CDS encoding cation:proton antiporter regulatory subunit encodes MFSIKESNLPGIGKKYQMLTRGGDLLVFVIHDDGRREIYQYDPKDPDEMISTFTLEDDEARQVAAIVGGMTYKPKALETIEMALNDLIIEWYKLESSSPCIGKCIGELDIRQKTGATIIAIVEKDQTQTVSPGPEHILKADAMLVVAGDRKQIKALKNLLIHKES; translated from the coding sequence ATGTTTAGTATTAAAGAATCTAATCTTCCGGGAATTGGCAAGAAATATCAAATGTTAACGCGCGGAGGGGATCTATTGGTTTTTGTGATTCATGATGACGGTCGCAGGGAGATTTATCAGTATGATCCCAAAGATCCGGATGAAATGATCTCGACCTTTACACTTGAGGATGACGAAGCGCGGCAAGTTGCTGCCATTGTTGGCGGTATGACATATAAGCCCAAAGCATTGGAAACAATTGAGATGGCTTTGAATGATTTGATTATTGAATGGTATAAATTAGAAAGCAGCTCGCCTTGCATCGGTAAATGTATTGGTGAGTTAGATATCCGTCAAAAAACAGGCGCAACGATTATTGCGATTGTGGAAAAGGACCAAACGCAGACGGTTAGTCCGGGACCGGAGCATATTCTTAAAGCCGATGCCATGCTGGTGGTGGCCGGAGATCGAAAACAAATTAAGGCTTTGAAAAATCTCCTGATTCACAAGGAATCATAA
- a CDS encoding cation:proton antiporter produces the protein MEILVFEIGVAIALLACAGLISNKLRSSIVPFYIIVGMLVGSHAPHVGIVDFRFIESAETIHFMGRMGILFLLFYLGLEFSVGRLISAGRSIAIGGTIYLAINFTLGLVYAMAAGFSIKEVMVIAGITTISSSAIVAKVLVDLKRTANPETEMILGIIMVEDIFLAVYISILSGLLLSGATSLMGIIGAAAVALIYILGMLVVGRKITPFLNRVLSVQSNELFILMVFSLLFLIAGFSETLHVAEAIGALLAGLILAETEHIHRIERIILPFRDFFGAMFFFSFGLSIDPFNLLGAFWLTLGAVVITIIGNLVAGLLAGRTAGLSAKASTNIGLTIVSRGEFSIITANLGKAGGLLPILQPFAALYVLLLAILGPLMTKESKTIYKWLNSIFKFATKNLAKQE, from the coding sequence ATGGAAATACTAGTATTCGAAATAGGCGTGGCGATTGCTCTCCTAGCCTGTGCCGGGTTGATTTCCAACAAGCTTCGCTCTTCGATTGTTCCCTTTTACATCATTGTTGGTATGTTAGTCGGTTCTCACGCCCCCCATGTCGGGATTGTGGATTTCCGTTTTATTGAAAGCGCTGAAACCATCCATTTCATGGGCAGAATGGGCATTTTGTTTCTACTGTTCTATTTGGGGCTGGAGTTTTCGGTAGGGCGATTGATTAGCGCCGGGCGCTCCATCGCCATTGGCGGTACGATCTACTTAGCGATCAATTTCACATTAGGGTTAGTGTACGCTATGGCCGCCGGATTTTCAATAAAAGAAGTTATGGTTATAGCCGGGATCACAACGATCTCTTCCAGTGCCATCGTAGCCAAAGTGCTTGTTGACCTAAAACGTACCGCCAATCCCGAAACGGAAATGATTTTGGGGATTATTATGGTGGAAGACATTTTTCTGGCAGTATATATATCAATTCTGTCCGGGTTATTGCTGAGTGGTGCTACCTCGCTCATGGGAATTATCGGCGCTGCCGCAGTTGCCCTGATATATATCCTGGGAATGCTGGTCGTCGGCCGTAAAATTACACCGTTTTTAAATCGGGTTTTATCCGTTCAGTCTAATGAGTTGTTTATCCTGATGGTTTTTTCGCTACTGTTTTTAATTGCCGGCTTTTCCGAAACCCTTCATGTTGCCGAGGCTATTGGCGCTCTTTTGGCTGGTTTGATTCTTGCGGAAACCGAGCATATACATAGAATTGAACGGATAATTTTGCCTTTTCGGGATTTTTTCGGCGCCATGTTCTTTTTCAGCTTTGGCTTGTCGATTGATCCGTTTAATCTTTTAGGAGCTTTTTGGCTGACCCTTGGCGCGGTTGTTATCACTATTATCGGTAATTTAGTTGCCGGCTTACTGGCTGGAAGAACTGCGGGTTTATCAGCGAAAGCTTCTACCAATATAGGGCTCACCATTGTTTCCCGCGGCGAGTTTTCCATCATTACTGCTAATCTGGGAAAAGCAGGCGGATTGCTGCCGATTTTACAGCCCTTTGCAGCTTTGTATGTATTGCTGCTGGCGATATTAGGGCCTTTAATGACTAAAGAATCAAAAACAATCTACAAATGGCTTAACAGTATCTTTAAGTTTGCCACTAAAAATTTGGCTAAACAAGAGTGA